The Ptychodera flava strain L36383 chromosome 14, AS_Pfla_20210202, whole genome shotgun sequence genome segment gcgacatcggacacgcagcttgaaatgcggacaaattttatcaatgttgcatgcgtggctgtttttgcagcttgtactctgagtcgtgaatatgttttttagtattcactgttacactagcagtcgcccagtgagatgtattttcgtcgttcttgcatgcgtaattttcaaaagcgtaatctaaaatatttatttttgcatattaatgagagaacagtgacgtaaactgtgaacggccctattaaACGGACGGGGTGATATTAAGCCGACGCCCGACACTTTGCAACTAAATATCTTCTAGCAAGCATGTAACATCTAAGTTTTTTATTGGATTAAGGCAGAATGCGCCTAGGTGTGAAGTTAGCTCCCAGTTCCAAGTTCACAGTTCAAATAAATGCGAATAAGAAGCTGTGGTGTGAAGTTAGCTCCCATTTCCTAGTTCCCAGTTCGAGTATTAAAATGCGAATATAGCTGGCTCCCAGATCGCAGTTCCCAGTTCGAGTAAATGCGAATAAGGAGCTAGCTCCCAGTTCCCAGTTCGAGCAAATGCGAATAAGAGCTTGCTAGCAATTCCGGGTTCGAGCAAATGCaaattagggatggaccatttgatattcaggtctcgtctcgtctttcaaaaacttAGCTCTGCCCCAAGGTGGTGGCTTCTCTGCCCCTATCATCAGCCCTTGATCGACACACGGTGATAGCTAGCTTAGCGGACTTTGACCTGTCCCAACATGAGCCTACGCgaaaaaggtttcaagatccccggaTCCTGTACTCTGATACTGGTGTGCCATGTATTACGGTAGTTTTGAGACACTCACAaactcacatgctgtcaactttacGAATGGACGGTTGAACATAGGGTATTCAGTAGCCATTAATGacaataaagaaatatgaaaattattattattattattgttattattattattattattattattattgttgttgttgttgttgttgttataaagaaatatgaaaaatatgaaaattattaaagaaatataaaaatatgaaaattattgttgttggtgttgttattttcatcattatcattattatcaacaTCATAATGAAGCACCATTGGCAATGTTTAACTCCTACCAAAGTTCGCTAGCCTAGCGAAAATTACTCTTTATGTAGCTAAGAGTCCTTTTCGCTAGCCTGCCTgttataacaacaacaacaacaacaacaacaacaacaacaacaacaacgataataataataataataataatttttcatatttctttataaTCATTAAGGACTACTGAATACCCTATGGCttgaagcggatcgagggaagcgAGCAGTTACACATGCTTTAGATGGATAGTATTCTCAGCTGGGACAGAAACTTTGCACGACGAACGTATTATCCAAACCAAAAAAGATGGCCatcatctgcagcgttttaaaaaagaaaatcgaaatggagtgaaaattggtttattggctGGCCGAAATGTGCCACGGATTCAGGTAGATCAATGCAATGTCTTTAAATTCGAgtatattcaaaataatatatacAAATCGACACCGAATACGTGTATGCGATAACCTGACGTCTCCAAAATGACCAGAACACAAATTCATATGTGAAATGTCTCTGGACCTATTTCGTTCGAGCCAATAGACACCAGCGTCCAGCAAATATGAGTTAATATTGTTGAGAAAAGTGTATGTCGTTGCAGCTTTCACTTGTTAAAGACTATTTCTTGCTTTTACACACATTCCGTAGGCATCCATCACAGGCGCAAgtgggctgggtagtctgctagatcGATCGTTTTCTGCTCTATCGATCTCTAGTTCgatctgcccgccactgcaacctactGTAAATACCCCCTGTCCACGGACGCCTATGGCATCCATCCAACTTCTTAGAGAATCGCCGATGAATCGTGGACATTAATCCTCAAACTCCGCTTTTCAACACCCTCATTAAGTGTCCCATTCGGTTGTGTTGGTCAAAATTTTAGAACGGGTGACGCTGCCAACGAACTTTTCAAATCCGTATACGGCGCTACTGTTACAGTATCACCACCCTGGCTGATAGAAACAACTTTTGAACTTACCGAAATATGCGCACATGACCTTTTACGTCGTCTGTTGTTTCCGACGTCTTTTATTTcggcaatgttacaaataaaaggGTTCATACTGGACATGCAGCTGTATACCCTTTGTACAGTCATAATGCCCCTATTTCTATCTTTAACGGCCTTGCATCCTTGCTAGTACTGCTAAGTCAGAGTTTAATATGTGCCCTGAACGAACACTAGGTGAAAAGTGTCAGTCATCCACAATAGTTAGGAAATTCAAGCGGTCCTATCTCTATTTGAACGTTTTGATCTGAAATTCTTATTTATGTTAGCCAATTCCTATAGGTTACAAGTaacaagtaactttcaaattcaaaatttgcctTAAATGGTTCGGAGCTTATTCTTATATTATATTCCACATGTCCTTGTATCATGATGTATATTTCTCAGCCattttgttcataaatttcaaatgaattatcatatacataattataataattataataactgTGGAATCGATATTCAATTAAGTCCATCTATCACTCCCACTGTACGAGTTCAATATGAATTACTCCACGGCAATAAATATGAGAAGGTATGATGATAACCTGATGGTCAAACGTCACAAggacatgttttattttgtctgaGATTTGCTCAGAGACACGCAGAGACAGTATGCATCGGCTGACCGGGATTGCGAAGTTTTGCGTCAATCATACTCCTTGATCGGGAAAAAGTATCTATTCGATAGGTAAAAGTTCTGTTATagtgtatttattttgtgtgataaGAGAACTTGCGACAATCGACACATCCTTTGATGTTGTGTGTTAGAGTAAAACAACTTGTACTTCACAGTCAAGAAATCCATGTGTGCCAAACACGGAAACTCCAAACTCAAATGACAAGCGCTGTAAACATGTTTTACAATAAGCTGCCCGGAGGGCGTGtcaaaaattttgagtaaagaCTTAAAGTAACTGTCgcttatatttttattacatattattttttactACATACCTGCTTGCAATCATTTTATTACTTAGCTGGACTTTTTTCAAAGGCAACCTCTCGGAAATTAGCCCCCACCCCTCACCCTACCCCGAAATCTTCAAGGCTCACTCCcaaggatatcacatgtgatcCATCCTGTGCTAACAACTAATCGGGATTAATTACTTCATTTCCTATAGTAGAGCATGCTTCGATTTTCTTTCCAACTTTCCATCATTCTGAAACAGATGATGTTTGCCTATGGTTCCATTGATACTTTGTGCTGCTTTACATTTCTTTCCTTATTCAGTTTTGTCATGTCATATGAAGAAAAGCATCTTAACGAAAGAACAGCAAATATTGGCATTCCATGCACAAAAAGAGATTCCTCTGAGAGGGTAAACGAAATAAAGAGGTTGAAAAAGTAATTCCATGTGAATCAGGGAGAACAAAATAATGCTCCAGAgtcaatcttccaagcccccccccaccccccgggTCCACCCCTTAGTACTCAGGGTATCGAAGGACATCATATGctaaatatgtacatgtagacaTTGCCAAAGTGTGTCAATATACCAAAGGCAGCTGTTCTTTTTGGACAGAAAAACATGCACTGGCAGGGGTGTAAGAAGCAAATCAActgggagggggagggggtgacttcagttttatgaaaaagtatgttaatttgcataaattcacaTAATTGTGTGCATAATTTACAGGTTATTAAAGTGCACCATACTGCATTCAGCAAATGGCTTATATGTTGTTGAGATATCTGTCAGGTAAATGTGCGATTTGTTGTGAAAACAAAGTTGCACGCCAGATGTTTCCATAATAGCGATATTAACAAATACATGATTTTATAGCAGAAACATGACAATGTatgtttttcttcaataaagcaataaacaagcgacctaacggccgataCAGCTCTGTTGTGTTTATGTagaaaataactatttttgacacatgttgatgaagaaggtggaaatctttgatagctcatctCAGTGGCcggaaaaaagtggctaaaatagctgcaaaaatacacaattgaagatttcatcataatttgaatatatcacattggatcatccctaagaacaacCAAAGCTAtttgacgagtagttttttgagaatgaaattttctgaccaaagatGGCCAAAATTGctcccaaaataaaaattgcagatttcaccatgatttcaatatatcatatattaaaataataccttggaacctgtatacaaaatatcaaagctatcagacttgcagtttttgagaaacaatttttttgaccaaaaatggcaaaaattgccccaaaaatacaaaattgcagatttcatgataatttcaatatatcacatttagttcatctttaGAAACCTGCatgtcgaatttcaaagctatcagacaagtagttttggagaaatacattttttgaccaaatatggaaaaaattgcatcaaaaatacaaaattgcagatttcattataatttcaataaatatcatttagttcatctttaggaacctgtatacaaaatttcaaagtatcAGATGAGCAATTTTGGAAAGACATGTACAcgtcttttgaccaaaaatggcaaaattgcccccaaaatacaaaattacagatttcatcagaaattcaatatatattacttaccGGTaattcatctgtagaaaccttataccaaatttcaaagctatcaaacacattttttgaccaaaaatggcaaaaattgtcttaaaaatacaaatttgcatatttctgcacaatttgataaatctgaaataaataatccccagggacctatgtaccaattatccaagctatcagaccagtacttttgaagaagaagatttttacagattttttgaccaaaaacgacaaacattgccttaaaaatacaaatatgcaaatttcaccacgttttgaataaatctaaatgaagtcaccctaagtaaactgcatatcaaatttcaaagcaattggacaagcggtttcagggaagatttttttaccataaatagccaaaaattccctaaaaatacaaatatgcaaatttcaccatgatttgaacaaacttaagtgaggtcaccccaagtgaactgcatatgaaatttcaaagcaatcggacttgcggtttcagaggagaaggcaattgttgacggacgaagGACAATGACGACAGACGGTGACAGAAAAttaacctatttgataagctctgtgttgttgacagcggagctaataaaacatgaaaaaaatgaaaggcaGAACATTATTGCACACTCTACCCTAACTTGCCATAAGGGAACTTGAAACCACTCCCTCTCCAACTCAGGAATAAAACTCAGTCGTCATGTCTTGCAAAAGTTTAAactgaagaaacaaattaccaaatatttcccGACCTTTGAAATTAACAATGCCTGCCATCCTTTTTTCAACtccaatgaaaaaatatattttcggattttcacaaaaataagatgaTGATAAgatgagtttcaaaatgagcccccgcaaACGAGAGACTAAAAAATAATGttaaggacagtgtgctcacattcagtttgaattggtccattcaagaaatatttaaaccagaaaaacaagaatgacaaaagcaaataacgtctgaaacttaggtactggaggtcatctttaggaacatgcatatcgaCTTCTATAGccatgggacaagcagatccttaATACATGAgccaatgtcaacaacaaaaaatagacagagaaggtttgataaaaagaaaaggtgggagagtggggaaaaaataatgtaaaagggatctggtaaaaaagtaatgctacctcatcaatcctCTCGACCCTACTcactcctgaatatcaaattttccaccccttggtattggccatgtttacataagggcagatggcaggaaatgtatttacaaccttggggattttaaATTAAtgatgagtgctatcattcaaatgtacacagcacttaagttagttaccgatagtgaaatgcctttcACTGTCGGGGttgattacgacatctggaattatcctggatccaaatttctcatcagttcttgtgtgtcttacacggaaaagttgcaaaaattggtccgcaatgaaaaaatttacctcgaGGCCTCAGCtctgttttctggatcaaattctcctacaaattgataccaaatatgacaaaattatgtacacggccttcgaaactgtctcacaacatatcctggctTTGTGTAGGTATTTaatgtcacaaaaataagaaaattacctaaaatatacacattttggggtttcccaatactttgaacagaaaatttaactaataacatccctcgggacttttacaccaaattacaaagctatcagacaagtaattttgagaacaagtttttttgaccaaaatgacaaaattgtcttaaaaatacaaattttatatttcaggacaacttccacataactaactattgtcatccctggaccaTATATAAAAGCTGACTGTcgaggggctttaaaaagaaaacattttaagaattttgacaatttacaaacaaacaaatttacagtaatttttccaAGTTTTCgacaaattagaagggtaacaccttTGTAAAAATCAAACCCAAATCTGAGAGCAATTTGGcaggcagtttcagagaagaagcatttttacttacaatgagaaaaataaccaaagaaattcagcaaaaatacaaaattaaggatatcttcacaatattcataaaactgtataaggttaaccTTAGGTACTTGcgcacaaattttcaaagcaatcaaaaacacagttcttgagttattaattcttgaccattttcacattttttatgctcatatgcataattttggcaatgcaaacttcatttgaacaaaatcccatctatagcccaggatgcatcaacaCAGTAAACACCAAGCTGAAAAGTCCAGTGGTtgaggagtttttgatgttgacggacatactatacgtacacacatacatacacacatacatacatacagacgccactgatttcagcttatacgataacctcacattggtataccaaatgtgagataaaaagtattgtaatagtttgagagtctaaacgtctgtccccaaggcaagGCAGATTCTACCTGAACTCATTGTCATTTAtacaagttcaaattttcaaatggaAGTCCAATTTTGTCGGATATCAACAGTTTGGATTAAAGGGGCATAACCAGGGATGGCAAGTCTGCAGAGACAGTTTGGGAATTAAGCAATGTAGAATGAGCAAAAAGGTGGTAAAACTAAAAAGATCATTGAACTGCAGCTTTCTCACTTCAAAACCTGATTTATGTCAGTATGTTTGTTGCTTACAATGTCAAGCACACATTCATGCACAAAGTTCTGCAGTCACTTGTAATGAATGCCATGCACACAGACAGAGATTAAAATAActcacaaacaatgtatttcaaatgTGTTattacaaaaacagaaaaataaagcaCAAACTCTTCAAGCTCTCCAGATAATGTAAAATTACAGCTAAATGTTGAACATTTCTTTTTAACTGAtctgaatttttgaattcacatCATTGGCTTAAATCAGCGCTGTTCTTTAACAAAGCACATTCATAAGCAATATATAATGCCTGATCAACAAGTCTTATAACAGTAGGAAAACACGAGTAAGTTATAACAatctaaggccaagaaaaattaaaagtttgtttctcatcctcgcgtgCATCAATTATGACACGCAGTGTCAACCTTTCTTTCTGCTCGAGGAAACACAAAAAGATAAACACAAAAAAGCGCAAatgatagtgcataacacagtgctgtataaaacattaaacaaaataattgatactaacattccattcagaactgtacacatatatcACTGTTATATTACGTTGTCAAAACTGTgtattgctgcactaaaagtcaaactgcagcactgttgctatacaaaaagaataaagcaacactgctgtacatttatctctgcgtgcattccgatgttgttttcatgtttcttTCTGCAGTCtagttgattgaagaataaaaaaaaaaccgcgtcaccacatcatttttgaaatatgtataggatgagaaacaaacttgttatttttcttggcctaatttTCTTCTTTCATAATTCTGTGTTCAGTCAGAATTTGTCTTGGAGACAGATGTTTGGACgctaaaaattgttttagttaACCACTTGTATTTTgaggcttattttgaagctcatcaAGTAACTATTGTTTTCATCagctcatttttgtgaaaatcgaaaatttaattttaccaatggagataacacaggaatggtggccattttgaatttcaagggtCAATCATATTGGGTAATATATTCTctggtacaaaattttgcacggtgaccacgttttcatttttgaatttgaaagggaataatttaaagtttcctttacactgaaaatttgaacaaaagtttaagttttttaaATTCGAAGCACATACTACTGTAAAGCCCCATTTACTGTAtctttttgtattttgcttaTCAGAAACAAAAATCCAATCTTTAGGGAGATCTTTTGGCTTCACGTTATTAAGCCATATTGTCATTAAACATGTCACTATTTCAATCCTTGGTGATGGATAACACCTGTATATGTATGACGGCTATATTTGAGATGCAGCTCAAATATTATTTAGTAGTTAAATCTAAGTTGCACATTCATCTccaatgtttgaaaaacatTCTGTTTGGTGAACATTTTTTACATGACTGGCATGCAATTTCAAACGATCTTTAGAATAAATGCAAAAAGGAACAGCTATAGGGCTTTAAATACTAGTCTACTTTTATTACTCCTGCTCCTCCATTTCATGTTTGGATTCACATTCAGATGAATGAAGAATATAATCTGCCACACAATCTTCAACAAGCTCCGCTGTAAATTGATAATTAAGTACAAATTTAAAAACTGTCAGTGAATTTCCAAAGGAAGCTTACCAACAGGTTAGAATGTGACTTCAAGTCACAGTGACAAAGCATTGATTTAACACAGCTGAATGGCAAGCTTTCATTGCAGCATGTTACCATTACCTTAACCAAGCTAAATTTTAGAAATACCCATTCTGTCTGAAGAAAATTGCAAGGCTTTGCATTTGAATGTTTGCCTGTATATTAAGTGGGTAGCTGTGGCTACCCATTCCAAGTTCTATCTCATTCCATGACACTTTCATAAACTTCAAGGGCAGAGACtgattattttcagctttactgGTTGGCAATAGTTTGGGGCAAAGTTGTTTGGTtggattttttttgggggggggggggtttgggaTGATGTAATTCTTGAGGCGAAAGAGGTTTTGGTACAAGGTTGTTTCAGTGCAAAGTGATTGTTTTGGGAATTGGTACGAAATGGTGTGTGATGAGATAACATGGCGTGACGTAGTTTCGTTGTGAAATGTCTGGGAACCACAGTTGCATCATGAGCTGGCTACATTAAAACAGATAGTTGCAAAACCTTTTGTCTGCCATTACTATATATGTAGCAAGTCTGCATCCTACACCACGAATCTGATCTGAATCTCAAATTCCAGAGTTTTTATTTCACTGCACATAGGAAAGGCATTATTAACTGGGGCATTGATGCACATGGAACCCATTTTCTCTCTTCCATATGAAATCTGTACCATGCTGCTAGGTTTTCATCAAAGCTGGCTTCACAGGTGGCGTACAGAGAATTTGTTGCCGTTGTGAATACGGAGTTCATTTCATTTCCTCCAGGGCAGTCAGTGAAGAACACAGGCAGGGATTCGGCCAGTTCAATTTCATGTTCAAATGATGTCCACATATCATTTTCTGGGTCATAGACATCAGGATCACGACATTCGTAATCTGAAACCAAAATTGTGCCGTCTGACATGGCAAAACATATGTTCATGCTGTGTCTGGCTAACTGCATCTCTTTCCTGAAGGTCCAAGTCTCTCTCACTACATCTAGGCACTCTACTTCCACAGTGCTGTCACCATCGGATACCTTACCACCAATAATATAAACAAAGCTACCTTTGGCCACTGCAGAGAAAAACAATCGACCAACTTCCATGTCAGGCAGCTGATCCCACTTGTTAGTGTTGGGGTCATAGCGTACGCTCATCGACTGTACTAAGTTTGTCTGAGAGTTAAGAACACTTGAGAACATGTATAACTTTTCTTCACAAGTGACAAGCTGAACCCAGGTGTCACCATTTGGTACCTGGTTTCGAATGACATGCATTGTCCTGCTGACAGGGGCACACTCTGACCAGGCATTTGTCACGATGTCATACTTGTACAGATCCATTTGCTCAGATGAGAAATTGTAACATAAGCAGAACACAAACTCTTTGCAGTAAGCAAGACCCTGCACTGAATTCGCATTCAGTGAAGCCAGTGAGTACCACATGTTAAGTCTTGGCACATAGCACTTTGTCAGCCACTTATCAGGTAGGTCATCACCCTCAGTACCAGTAGTACCAACAGcaaagatgacttcatcacg includes the following:
- the LOC139150557 gene encoding kelch-like protein 20, coding for MAPKTSRRSSRRKKTKVNDNPIEFSSNGDHAGELLEQLNLQRQEGELCDVVLVVNGRKFPAHRNVLSACCMYFKSMFSGSRFAESRQKEVKLRSLNPSAVETLLDYMYTDRITISVSNVEDIIAASDLFLMQKVREYCAEYWTKTLGVDNVLTAYRNADTYNLDNLRNEAETYLSKNFSSIVESSGFVSFPKEVVIVMIKSDFIEVEEIDTFFAVMKWVNHNVDERKQHLDELMSYVRLPLMPAHDLIGYVQKDPLVSASEWCKELIQEAMGYQLLPEKHGEQQNQRTRPRYGNRDEVIFAVGTTGTEGDDLPDKWLTKCYVPRLNMWYSLASLNANSVQGLAYCKEFVFCLCYNFSSEQMDLYKYDIVTNAWSECAPVSRTMHVIRNQVPNGDTWVQLVTCEEKLYMFSSVLNSQTNLVQSMSVRYDPNTNKWDQLPDMEVGRLFFSAVAKGSFVYIIGGKVSDGDSTVEVECLDVVRETWTFRKEMQLARHSMNICFAMSDGTILVSDYECRDPDVYDPENDMWTSFEHEIELAESLPVFFTDCPGGNEMNSVFTTATNSLYATCEASFDENLAAWYRFHMEERKWVPCASMPQLIMPFLCAVK